The Rhinatrema bivittatum chromosome 4, aRhiBiv1.1, whole genome shotgun sequence genome window below encodes:
- the PMCH gene encoding pro-MCH, with translation MILSSYPLILTLSLISQGVLLSVAKSIRKVESDDMLLDTFSLGKALRNGEAMEKSVATPMEHYKTEESNFLNAEEERIQKNVGPKRSFHDGLPLNLAVKQLPFLALKGSVVFPSDAEAQSNEPVDERRDTGDEENAAKFPIGRRDFDMLRCMLGRVYRPCWQI, from the exons ATGATTCTCTCATCCTATCCATTAATACTAACACTGTCTCTGATTTCTCAAGGCGTTTTACTTTCAGTGGCAAAGTCTATTAGGAAAGTGGAGAGTGATGACATGTTGCTAGACACATTCAGTCTGGGGAAAGCTCTTCGCAACGGAGAAGCAATGGAGAAGTCCGTGGCTACACCAATGGAACATTACAAGACGGAGGAGAGCAACTTTCTGAATGCAGAGGAAGAACGAATCCAGAAG aATGTAGGTCCTAAACGCAGTTTCCATGATGGTTTGCCGCTAAACCTTGCTGTGAAACAATTacctttcctggcactgaaagggTCTGTGGTTTTCCCATCCGACGCCGAAGCTCAGAGCAATGAGCCAGTGGATGAAAGAAGAGACACTGGGGATGAAGAAAATGCTGCTAAGTTTCCCATTGGAAGGAGAGATTTTGACA TGCTTCGGTGCATGTTGGGAAGAGTTTATCGACCATGTTGGCAAATATGA